Proteins encoded within one genomic window of Pigmentiphaga sp. H8:
- a CDS encoding ABC transporter permease — protein sequence MMIRLVSVAAAIALWWLLSLAFTASVLPGPLLTLQTLVENIAAGNVLVHLWMTLARVTAGLALALLIGVPIGVLMGLYRQVERALDLWVMVGLTVPSLCYALVCFIWLGLNEAATIVAIGITAAPSIAINLWEGVKNIDTRLVAMARVFEADRWTVFRRVVLPQVLPYVMASVRFGLGIIWKIAVLVELIGRPNGVGFQLFYWYQLADMPQVLAWTLLFTIVMLIIELAILKPIEHRLFSWRPRVEL from the coding sequence ATGATGATTAGGCTTGTTTCCGTCGCCGCGGCGATCGCGCTGTGGTGGCTGCTGTCCCTGGCCTTCACGGCCTCGGTGCTGCCCGGCCCCTTGCTAACGCTCCAGACGCTGGTGGAGAACATCGCCGCCGGCAACGTCCTGGTCCACCTGTGGATGACGCTGGCCCGGGTGACCGCCGGCCTCGCGCTGGCGCTGCTGATAGGCGTGCCCATCGGCGTGCTGATGGGCCTGTACCGGCAGGTCGAGCGAGCCCTGGACCTGTGGGTGATGGTGGGCCTGACCGTCCCCAGCCTCTGCTACGCGCTGGTGTGCTTCATCTGGCTGGGGCTGAACGAGGCGGCCACCATCGTGGCCATCGGCATCACCGCCGCTCCCTCGATCGCCATCAACCTGTGGGAAGGGGTCAAGAACATCGACACCCGGCTGGTGGCGATGGCCCGCGTGTTCGAAGCCGATCGCTGGACCGTCTTCCGGCGCGTGGTCCTGCCCCAGGTACTGCCCTATGTGATGGCCTCGGTGCGTTTCGGCCTGGGGATCATCTGGAAGATCGCCGTGCTGGTCGAACTCATCGGCCGCCCCAACGGCGTCGGCTTCCAGCTCTTCTACTGGTACCAGCTCGCGGACATGCCCCAGGTGCTGGCGTGGACGCTGCTGTTCACCATCGTGATGCTGATCATCGAACTGGCGATTCTCAAGCCGATCGAGCATCGACTCTTCTCCTGGCGCCCGAGGGTGGAACTATGA
- a CDS encoding ABC transporter ATP-binding protein, with the protein MNDVVFSVRNLVKEFPGRDGAAPLRVLKGLDLVVHRNEFICILGPSGCGKSTFLNILSGLDPRYSGEIDVGGRKFKAGKPPLRIGYLFQEPRLLPWLTAEQNVDFAMRSCRIPAARRAELKDRHFHLTRLDAFRGHYPHQMSGGMCQRLALVRALCVEPDVLLMDEPFSGLDELTARRLRVDLLDIWRDTGKTIIFVTHNSYEASFLSDRILMMSQGEVQQEIPIDVARPRDYDDPEIFEINRRVVKLFLEVAEAAAPATP; encoded by the coding sequence ATGAACGATGTCGTCTTCTCCGTCCGCAACCTGGTCAAGGAATTCCCGGGCCGCGACGGCGCGGCGCCGCTGCGCGTCCTCAAGGGCCTGGACCTCGTTGTGCACAGGAACGAGTTCATCTGCATCCTGGGCCCGTCGGGGTGCGGCAAGTCCACCTTCCTGAACATCCTGTCCGGCCTCGATCCCCGCTACAGCGGCGAAATCGACGTGGGCGGCCGCAAGTTCAAGGCGGGCAAGCCGCCGCTGCGCATCGGCTATCTGTTCCAGGAACCCCGCCTGCTGCCGTGGCTGACCGCGGAACAGAACGTGGACTTCGCCATGCGCAGCTGCCGCATTCCCGCCGCGCGCCGGGCCGAGCTGAAGGACCGCCACTTCCACCTCACGCGGCTGGATGCGTTCCGCGGCCACTACCCCCACCAGATGTCGGGCGGCATGTGCCAGCGCCTGGCGCTGGTGCGCGCGCTGTGTGTCGAACCCGACGTGCTGCTGATGGACGAACCCTTCAGCGGGCTGGACGAGCTGACCGCGCGGCGGCTGCGCGTGGACCTGCTGGACATCTGGCGCGACACCGGCAAGACCATCATCTTCGTGACCCACAACTCGTACGAGGCCTCGTTCCTGTCGGACCGCATCCTGATGATGTCCCAGGGCGAAGTGCAGCAGGAAATACCCATAGACGTAGCCCGGCCGCGGGACTACGACGACCCCGAGATCTTCGAGATCAACCGCAGGGTGGTGAAGCTGTTTCTCGAAGTCGCGGAAGCCGCGGCGCCTGCCACGCCCTAG
- a CDS encoding ABC transporter substrate-binding protein: MWKSLAIRLCRLALLAAATWYPAAQAAEPVTIRLGDLAQSVNGIASGVMVSQGIDKKYGLKVEYSVYPTLDGLFTAIRGKQVDVGFGGWTAFAQFRSKGVPVTMLYPVGRGASLDVLVAKDSPIRSLADLKGKRIGSYAGAAGTATVLLRVLTSKYFGYDPGTGGQLQYAGPGLLPSLLEKGEISAALLFDPLAAKAIASGKFRSIGNLADVYKEKVGEDFLWTGYATNDDFMKARPEALANFVRAWIESVNYVKTHPEVFVAYGKQFGFDANNVRILQERVNADYVLTWNDEYIRYLGNFARLSNEVMGAGFLDSVPPAAFTTRFVPK; this comes from the coding sequence ATGTGGAAATCGCTCGCAATTCGACTTTGCCGTCTGGCCCTGCTCGCCGCGGCAACCTGGTATCCGGCCGCGCAGGCCGCCGAACCGGTCACGATCCGGCTGGGCGACCTGGCGCAGTCGGTCAACGGCATCGCCTCCGGGGTCATGGTGTCCCAGGGCATCGACAAGAAGTACGGACTCAAGGTGGAGTACTCGGTCTACCCCACCCTGGACGGCCTGTTCACCGCGATACGCGGCAAGCAGGTCGACGTCGGCTTCGGCGGCTGGACGGCCTTCGCCCAATTCCGCAGCAAGGGCGTGCCGGTGACGATGCTGTATCCGGTGGGCCGCGGCGCTTCGCTGGACGTGCTCGTCGCCAAGGATTCCCCCATCCGTTCGCTGGCCGACCTCAAGGGCAAGCGCATCGGCTCGTACGCGGGCGCGGCCGGCACCGCGACGGTGCTGCTGCGGGTACTGACCAGCAAGTATTTCGGCTATGACCCGGGCACCGGTGGCCAATTGCAGTATGCCGGCCCCGGCCTCCTGCCCTCGTTGCTGGAAAAGGGGGAGATCTCGGCCGCCCTGCTGTTCGATCCGCTGGCGGCCAAGGCAATCGCCTCGGGCAAGTTCCGCTCCATCGGCAACCTGGCCGACGTCTACAAGGAGAAGGTAGGCGAGGACTTCCTCTGGACCGGCTATGCGACCAATGACGATTTCATGAAGGCCCGTCCCGAGGCGCTGGCCAATTTCGTCCGCGCCTGGATCGAGTCGGTGAACTACGTGAAGACGCATCCCGAGGTATTCGTCGCCTACGGCAAGCAGTTCGGCTTCGACGCCAACAACGTGCGCATCCTGCAGGAACGGGTGAACGCCGACTACGTGCTGACCTGGAACGACGAGTACATCCGCTACCTGGGGAACTTCGCGCGCCTGTCCAACGAGGTCATGGGCGCCGGCTTCCTGGACAGCGTTCCGCCCGCCGCGTTCACCACGCGCTTCGTTCCCAAGTGA
- a CDS encoding alpha/beta hydrolase: MAFDDLPAQSPIYPEEAETYARQALALSREAAGRTRCVLDLPYGSDYWQKVDVYQPDQPLDGLPVLVFAHGGAWSHGYKEWMGLMAPAIVATPAIFVSVSYRLAPGVRFPAPLDDCVAALRWVHDHISDYGGSPDRIHVGGHSAGGHLYALATLRHDLLRRAGLPPDTIKACFPVSSQLNLVFDAPEPGSGEARIYEVFLAQAEDAPAASPLHQMEGNRTPFFLSHGERDFPRIIASNLLAAQTLARQPSGVTSEVYPEHGHFDTALGLADPAHPWVRKVSAWLRDGTAPRCS; encoded by the coding sequence ATGGCTTTTGACGACCTGCCCGCCCAATCCCCCATCTATCCCGAGGAAGCCGAGACCTACGCCCGGCAGGCGCTGGCGCTATCGCGGGAAGCGGCGGGACGCACCCGCTGCGTGCTGGACCTGCCCTACGGCAGCGACTACTGGCAGAAGGTGGACGTCTACCAGCCCGACCAGCCACTGGACGGCCTGCCCGTGCTGGTGTTCGCGCACGGCGGCGCCTGGAGCCATGGCTACAAGGAATGGATGGGGTTGATGGCGCCCGCCATCGTCGCTACGCCGGCCATCTTCGTCTCGGTCTCGTACCGGCTCGCGCCCGGCGTCCGGTTTCCCGCTCCGCTGGACGATTGCGTGGCCGCCCTGCGCTGGGTCCACGACCATATTTCGGACTACGGCGGCAGCCCGGATCGCATCCACGTGGGCGGGCATTCGGCCGGCGGGCACCTGTACGCGCTGGCGACGCTCAGGCACGACCTGCTCCGGCGGGCCGGCCTGCCGCCCGATACGATCAAGGCCTGCTTTCCCGTCAGCTCGCAGTTGAACCTCGTCTTCGACGCGCCCGAACCGGGCAGCGGAGAAGCGCGCATCTACGAGGTCTTCCTGGCCCAGGCGGAAGATGCGCCGGCGGCCAGCCCCCTGCACCAGATGGAAGGCAACCGCACGCCCTTTTTCCTGAGCCATGGCGAACGCGATTTTCCGCGCATCATCGCCAGCAACCTGCTGGCCGCCCAGACTCTGGCGCGCCAGCCCTCGGGCGTGACGAGCGAGGTTTATCCGGAGCACGGCCATTTCGACACGGCGCTGGGACTGGCGGACCCGGCCCACCCGTGGGTGCGGAAGGTCTCGGCCTGGCTGCGCGACGGCACCGCGCCCCGTTGCTCCTAG
- a CDS encoding RidA family protein: MASSSSAVVSGRAAPLGRYPHFRRAGPFLFVSGTSSRRPDNTHAGVEILPDGVRLDIREQTRAVIQNIAAILQEAGASLSDLVEVSTFLVDMDDFAGYNEVYNEFFGYDGPARTTVAVRQLPHPNLLIEIKAVAYAPLD; this comes from the coding sequence ATGGCATCTTCTTCATCCGCGGTCGTGTCCGGCCGCGCGGCTCCGCTCGGCCGCTACCCGCATTTCCGGCGGGCCGGTCCCTTCCTGTTCGTGTCCGGGACCAGCTCGCGCCGGCCGGACAACACCCATGCCGGCGTCGAGATCCTGCCGGACGGCGTCCGCCTGGACATCCGCGAGCAGACCCGCGCGGTCATCCAGAACATCGCCGCCATTCTGCAGGAGGCGGGAGCGAGCCTGTCCGATCTGGTCGAGGTGTCCACGTTCCTGGTCGACATGGATGACTTCGCCGGCTACAACGAGGTCTACAACGAGTTCTTCGGCTACGACGGCCCCGCGCGCACGACGGTGGCCGTGCGCCAACTGCCCCATCCCAACCTGCTGATCGAAATCAAGGCCGTGGCCTACGCGCCGCTGGACTAG
- a CDS encoding tRNA U-34 5-methylaminomethyl-2-thiouridine biosynthesis protein — protein MPIASAFLVPGTPLPLLRRDNPPWEAIARGYEAAGQALAASKPDVALIYSTQWIAVLDQLWQTRGRIQGSHVDENWHEYGELPFDLRVDTDLAKACIASTAQIGVRSREVDYDAFPIDTGSIVATHFLLRGLDIPVVLTSNNLYHDGQTTENLGRLAAQAADAQGKRIAVIGVGGLSGSSFRQDIDIATDHIVNDEEDRANREMLALLERGDVAEVREKAPDYAQSARADMGFKHLYWVLGALGGQYKKARTHAYGPAFGSGAAVVEFQH, from the coding sequence ATGCCCATAGCAAGCGCATTTCTGGTGCCGGGAACGCCGCTGCCGCTGCTGCGGCGGGACAATCCTCCCTGGGAGGCCATCGCCCGCGGCTATGAAGCCGCGGGGCAGGCGCTGGCCGCAAGCAAGCCCGACGTGGCGCTGATCTATTCCACGCAATGGATCGCCGTGCTGGACCAGTTGTGGCAGACGCGCGGCCGCATCCAGGGCTCGCACGTGGACGAGAACTGGCACGAGTATGGCGAACTGCCGTTCGACCTTCGCGTCGATACCGACCTGGCGAAGGCGTGTATCGCGTCCACGGCGCAGATCGGCGTGCGATCGCGCGAAGTGGACTACGACGCCTTCCCCATCGACACGGGCAGCATCGTTGCCACGCATTTCCTGTTGCGGGGACTGGACATCCCGGTGGTGCTGACGTCCAACAACCTCTATCACGACGGGCAGACCACCGAAAACCTGGGCCGCCTGGCCGCCCAGGCGGCGGATGCGCAAGGCAAGCGCATCGCGGTGATCGGCGTCGGCGGCCTATCGGGTTCGAGTTTCCGCCAGGACATCGACATCGCCACCGACCACATCGTCAACGACGAAGAAGACCGCGCCAACCGCGAGATGCTGGCGCTGCTGGAGCGCGGCGACGTGGCCGAGGTACGGGAGAAGGCGCCCGACTACGCGCAGTCCGCCCGGGCCGACATGGGCTTCAAGCATCTCTACTGGGTGCTGGGAGCGCTGGGAGGGCAGTACAAGAAGGCCCGCACCCATGCCTACGGCCCGGCCTTCGGCAGCGGCGCGGCGGTCGTCGAGTTCCAGCACTAG
- a CDS encoding tRNA U-34 5-methylaminomethyl-2-thiouridine biosynthesis protein, with translation MKGSIVGGYLAPHPPHLVYGENPPQNEPRSQGGWEPLRWAYEKARASLEALKPDVLLVHSPHWMTQVGHHFLGVPHLSGKSVDPIFPNLFRYSFELDVDVELAEACCEEAREAGLVAKMMRNPNFRVDYGTITTLHMMRPQWDIPIVGLSANNSPYYLNTKEGLQEMDLLGKATRRAIERTGRRAVLLASNTLSHWHFHEEPELPEDMTREHPERFDGYKWDVRVIDMLRRGEVDEYFKLQPQFIDEAFAEVKSGAFTWMFAAMGYPNIPGELHGYGTVIGTGNAVMEWNLVEAGLADAPAKAAA, from the coding sequence ATGAAAGGCTCCATTGTCGGCGGCTACCTCGCCCCGCATCCCCCACACCTGGTCTACGGCGAGAATCCCCCCCAGAACGAACCACGTTCCCAAGGCGGCTGGGAGCCGCTGCGGTGGGCGTACGAAAAGGCCCGGGCCTCGCTCGAAGCGCTCAAGCCGGATGTCCTGCTGGTCCATTCGCCCCACTGGATGACCCAGGTCGGCCATCACTTCCTGGGCGTGCCGCACCTGAGCGGAAAATCGGTCGACCCCATTTTCCCCAACCTGTTCCGCTACAGCTTCGAGCTGGACGTCGACGTCGAACTGGCCGAGGCCTGCTGCGAAGAGGCGCGAGAGGCCGGGCTGGTGGCGAAGATGATGCGCAACCCCAATTTCCGGGTCGACTACGGCACCATCACCACGCTGCACATGATGCGGCCGCAGTGGGACATCCCCATCGTGGGCCTGTCCGCCAACAATTCGCCGTACTACCTGAATACCAAGGAAGGCTTGCAGGAGATGGACCTCCTGGGCAAGGCCACGCGCCGCGCCATCGAACGCACCGGCCGGCGTGCCGTGCTGCTGGCCTCCAACACGCTGTCGCACTGGCATTTCCACGAGGAACCGGAGCTGCCGGAGGACATGACGCGGGAACACCCCGAGCGCTTCGACGGCTACAAGTGGGACGTGCGCGTCATCGACATGCTGCGCCGGGGCGAGGTGGACGAGTACTTCAAGCTGCAGCCCCAGTTCATCGACGAGGCCTTCGCCGAAGTGAAGTCCGGCGCCTTCACCTGGATGTTCGCGGCCATGGGATACCCCAACATTCCCGGCGAACTGCATGGCTACGGCACGGTGATCGGCACCGGCAATGCCGTGATGGAATGGAACCTGGTCGAGGCCGGACTGGCCGATGCGCCGGCGAAGGCCGCGGCCTGA
- a CDS encoding sulfatase-like hydrolase/transferase, which yields MTRPESIAAPAAVRNVLFIMCDQLRADYLGCYGHPSIRTPNIDALASQGVRFTRAYCSAPTCGPSRMSFYTGRSMTSHGAIWNFMPLSIGQPTIGDWLRPRGVEVALAGKTHFAPDLDGLRRVGAQVPPAAPVLEGGFLVVDRYEGHANPGPEHPYTKYLRAAGYDVADPWSDFVIAGEDEAGRPASGWEMRNAHYAARVDERHSETAYTTNVAIDFIRRQQGRPWLLHVSYIKPHWPYIAPSPYHAMYGPEDCLPACRDDAERDDPHPVYGAYLRHGESSAFSQEKVASHVKPTYMGLVTQIDDHLGRLLEALRATGQYEDTLIVFTSDHGDYLGDHWLGDKDLFHDPSARIPLIMVDPRARPDTRGLNVDRPVESIDFLATVVDAFEVPGTDHVIEGMSLLPFSRGGSGAPWRFAAVSELDYAFREARVLLGRDARRCRGYMVRSDRWKYIYWEGFAPQLFDMQEDPMEFRDVAANPGHTGVLALHKEYLFDWLRHRKTSLTVPSTRIVVSRDTIEPAHGIRIGVW from the coding sequence ATGACCCGCCCCGAGAGCATCGCGGCGCCGGCGGCGGTCCGCAACGTATTGTTCATCATGTGCGACCAGCTGCGCGCCGATTATCTGGGCTGCTATGGCCATCCGTCGATCCGGACCCCCAACATCGATGCCCTGGCGTCGCAAGGCGTGCGATTCACGCGGGCCTATTGCTCGGCGCCGACGTGCGGCCCGTCGCGCATGTCCTTCTATACCGGGCGCTCGATGACCTCGCACGGCGCCATCTGGAATTTCATGCCGCTGTCGATCGGGCAGCCGACGATCGGGGATTGGCTGCGGCCCCGCGGGGTGGAAGTGGCGTTGGCCGGCAAGACGCATTTCGCGCCGGACCTGGACGGCCTGCGACGCGTGGGCGCGCAGGTGCCGCCGGCGGCACCGGTGCTCGAGGGCGGCTTCCTGGTGGTCGACCGCTACGAGGGACATGCCAATCCGGGGCCCGAGCATCCCTATACGAAGTACCTCAGGGCCGCGGGATACGACGTGGCCGATCCCTGGTCGGATTTCGTGATCGCCGGTGAAGACGAAGCGGGCCGTCCGGCCAGCGGCTGGGAGATGCGCAATGCGCACTACGCCGCCCGGGTCGACGAGCGGCATTCCGAGACGGCCTACACCACGAATGTGGCGATCGACTTCATCCGCCGCCAGCAGGGGCGTCCGTGGCTGCTGCATGTCAGCTACATCAAGCCCCACTGGCCGTACATCGCTCCCAGTCCCTATCACGCCATGTATGGCCCGGAGGACTGCCTGCCGGCATGCCGCGACGACGCGGAGCGCGACGATCCGCATCCCGTCTATGGCGCCTATCTGCGGCACGGCGAGTCGTCGGCGTTCTCGCAGGAAAAGGTGGCATCGCACGTCAAGCCCACCTACATGGGCCTGGTCACGCAGATCGACGACCATCTCGGCCGGCTGCTCGAAGCGCTGCGCGCCACCGGCCAGTACGAGGACACGCTGATCGTCTTCACGTCCGACCATGGGGACTACCTGGGCGATCACTGGCTGGGCGACAAGGATCTTTTCCATGATCCCTCGGCCCGCATCCCCCTCATCATGGTCGATCCCCGGGCCAGGCCCGACACCCGGGGCTTGAACGTGGACCGGCCGGTCGAGTCCATCGATTTCCTGGCGACGGTGGTCGATGCGTTCGAGGTGCCCGGCACCGACCACGTGATCGAAGGCATGTCGCTGCTGCCCTTTTCGCGCGGGGGCTCCGGCGCGCCGTGGCGGTTCGCCGCGGTCAGCGAGCTGGACTATGCCTTCCGCGAGGCCCGGGTCCTGCTGGGCCGTGACGCCCGCCGCTGCCGGGGCTACATGGTCAGGAGCGATCGCTGGAAGTACATCTACTGGGAAGGGTTCGCGCCTCAGCTCTTCGACATGCAGGAAGACCCGATGGAGTTCCGGGACGTCGCGGCGAACCCCGGCCATACCGGCGTTCTCGCCCTGCACAAGGAGTACCTGTTCGACTGGCTGCGGCACCGCAAGACCAGCCTGACCGTTCCGTCCACGCGCATCGTCGTCTCGCGGGACACCATCGAGCCGGCGCACGGTATCCGGATCGGTGTCTGGTAG
- a CDS encoding MarR family winged helix-turn-helix transcriptional regulator produces the protein MIPAPDKQERRGTPEAELFHVADWPMHYMLAIDRQHVHNMAKILKPFDCSPLMWRVVSVLSDQDGRSVAELAETTVIERSNLSRLLDAMEEDGLVTRSHGVEDKRQTMVYVTTKGRSLFERSLPAVLGYYQIFLADISPPEMTVLMKVIRTIKRNVMEFDARPDEDEAP, from the coding sequence TTGATACCCGCTCCAGACAAGCAGGAACGAAGAGGAACGCCGGAAGCGGAGCTGTTCCATGTCGCCGACTGGCCCATGCACTACATGCTGGCCATCGACCGCCAGCACGTCCACAACATGGCGAAGATACTCAAGCCGTTCGATTGCTCGCCGTTGATGTGGCGGGTGGTCAGCGTGCTTTCCGACCAGGACGGGCGCAGCGTGGCCGAGTTGGCCGAGACCACCGTCATCGAGCGCTCCAACCTGAGCCGCCTGCTCGATGCCATGGAGGAAGACGGCCTTGTCACGCGGTCCCACGGGGTCGAGGACAAGCGCCAGACCATGGTCTACGTGACGACGAAGGGGCGCAGCCTGTTCGAACGGTCGCTGCCGGCGGTGCTGGGCTACTACCAGATATTCCTGGCCGATATTTCCCCACCGGAAATGACGGTCCTGATGAAGGTGATCCGGACGATCAAGCGCAACGTCATGGAGTTCGACGCCCGGCCCGACGAGGATGAAGCGCCATGA
- a CDS encoding TRAP transporter large permease: protein MNWWESLTLLFGLLSVLLLVGVPAGFAFLAINLVGALVYLGGVPGMMMVVRNGVASVTSFSLTPIPFFLLMGEVLFHTGLAMKAIDAFDRAVRRVPARLSIVAVVAGTVFSAISGATVATTALLGSLLLPEMLRRGYHPRMAMGPIMAIGAVDMLIPPSALTVLLGSLANISISGLLLAGVLPGLLLSAIFVLYIVVRAKMNPELAPSFVREEVAGWERWRPLIVHVTPLVSIFAVVVASMTAGWATPTESAALGALCTVLVCALYGSLSWRMLVKALTGTAAISGMILFIIIGATTFSQILAFSGATNGLVGLVQGSGLSSWLVLAVMMGILLVLGCFVDQISMMLMTLPFFMPLVAHFGWDPLWFGVMYLICMQLGLLTPPFGMLLFTMRSVAPAHIRTTDIFAAAVPYVLFGLLMLFMVMLVPDIATGLPRWLMAR, encoded by the coding sequence ATGAACTGGTGGGAGAGTCTCACGCTGTTGTTCGGGCTGCTATCCGTACTGCTGCTGGTCGGGGTGCCGGCCGGGTTCGCCTTCCTTGCGATCAACCTGGTCGGTGCGCTGGTCTATCTCGGCGGTGTGCCGGGCATGATGATGGTGGTGCGCAACGGCGTCGCGTCGGTCACCAGCTTTTCGCTCACGCCCATTCCCTTTTTCCTGCTGATGGGCGAGGTGCTGTTCCATACCGGCCTGGCCATGAAGGCCATCGATGCGTTCGACCGGGCGGTGCGCCGTGTTCCGGCCAGGCTGTCCATCGTGGCCGTCGTGGCCGGCACGGTGTTCTCCGCCATCTCGGGGGCAACCGTGGCCACCACCGCGCTGCTCGGCAGCCTCCTGCTGCCGGAGATGCTCAGGCGCGGCTACCATCCCCGCATGGCCATGGGGCCCATCATGGCCATCGGCGCGGTGGACATGCTGATACCGCCATCGGCGCTGACCGTGCTGTTGGGTAGCCTGGCCAATATCTCGATCTCGGGACTGTTGCTGGCGGGTGTCCTGCCGGGCCTGCTGCTGTCGGCGATCTTCGTGCTGTACATCGTCGTGCGTGCAAAGATGAATCCCGAGCTCGCGCCTAGCTTCGTCCGGGAAGAGGTAGCGGGTTGGGAGCGGTGGCGTCCCCTGATCGTGCACGTGACGCCGCTGGTTTCCATCTTCGCGGTGGTCGTCGCCTCGATGACCGCCGGATGGGCAACGCCAACGGAGTCCGCCGCGCTGGGGGCGTTGTGCACCGTGCTCGTGTGCGCGCTGTACGGCAGCCTGTCGTGGCGCATGCTGGTCAAGGCGCTGACCGGCACGGCCGCCATCAGCGGCATGATTCTCTTCATCATCATCGGCGCCACGACGTTCTCGCAGATCCTGGCGTTCTCCGGCGCGACCAACGGCCTGGTCGGCCTGGTCCAGGGATCGGGCCTGTCGAGCTGGCTCGTGCTGGCCGTCATGATGGGCATACTCCTGGTGCTGGGATGCTTCGTCGACCAGATCAGCATGATGCTGATGACCCTGCCGTTCTTCATGCCCCTGGTGGCGCACTTCGGATGGGATCCGCTGTGGTTCGGCGTCATGTACCTGATATGCATGCAGCTCGGCCTGCTGACCCCGCCGTTCGGCATGCTGCTCTTCACCATGCGCAGCGTGGCCCCGGCCCACATCCGCACCACGGATATCTTTGCGGCGGCCGTGCCCTACGTGCTGTTCGGCCTGCTGATGCTGTTCATGGTCATGCTCGTGCCGGACATCGCCACCGGGCTGCCGCGTTGGTTGATGGCGAGGTAG
- a CDS encoding TRAP transporter small permease: MKIYVWILNAFGLVAGLLLGGMVILVSYDVVARNLGMPSFAGAMDVTEHLLPVATCIAAPWLMYNRQHIRLDVLNALSERIRFAIFRVAAVIGCVVSTVIAYYSIAVMLDAYEAEAVVMKSIVFPEWFIYIPFPACFALLAIECGRQAVVGERTSDEGSDSILKPESVL, encoded by the coding sequence GTGAAAATCTATGTGTGGATCTTGAATGCGTTCGGCCTGGTCGCCGGATTGCTGCTGGGCGGCATGGTCATCCTGGTCAGCTACGACGTCGTCGCCCGCAACCTGGGGATGCCGTCGTTCGCGGGGGCCATGGACGTTACCGAGCACCTGCTGCCGGTGGCCACGTGCATTGCCGCGCCATGGCTCATGTACAACCGCCAGCATATCCGCCTGGATGTGCTCAATGCGCTGTCCGAGCGGATCCGCTTCGCCATCTTCCGGGTCGCGGCGGTGATCGGCTGCGTCGTCAGCACCGTGATCGCCTACTACTCGATCGCCGTGATGCTGGATGCGTACGAGGCGGAAGCGGTCGTCATGAAGAGCATCGTCTTTCCCGAGTGGTTCATCTACATTCCCTTTCCCGCGTGCTTCGCGCTGCTGGCCATCGAGTGCGGCAGGCAGGCCGTGGTGGGGGAACGGACGAGTGACGAGGGCAGCGATTCGATACTCAAGCCGGAGAGCGTGCTATGA
- the dctP gene encoding TRAP transporter substrate-binding protein DctP — MRALPLAVCLIVATVPKLAHAAEVVLKAVSAFQEGTYFSRNFERFVKKVNEEGKGIVRIEYIGGPKAIPTMEQGAALRNGVIDLANTTATFTASIVPEGLALNYATLPFSEIRKNGSLDYLNSIMRQKGLYYFARTGDRIPYHIYLNKKIDKPDLSGLKIRITPIFRDFFVKLGAGVVQMAPGEVYTGLERGVVDGYGWPAIGIFDLGWQERTKYRLEPGFYTLELGIQFSARRWDSLTQEQRDFLQKQVAWLEKMSLDASLRDAAADIKKQSEAGIQPIRLSDADSAAFLAKSQEAGWATVLSASPKHGPKLRQMMAP, encoded by the coding sequence ATGCGAGCACTACCCCTGGCCGTCTGTCTGATCGTTGCAACCGTACCCAAGCTTGCCCATGCGGCAGAGGTCGTGCTGAAGGCGGTAAGCGCCTTTCAAGAGGGCACCTACTTTTCCAGGAACTTCGAGCGTTTCGTGAAGAAGGTCAACGAGGAAGGCAAGGGCATCGTCCGGATCGAGTACATAGGCGGACCCAAGGCGATTCCGACCATGGAGCAGGGGGCCGCGCTGCGCAACGGGGTGATCGATCTGGCCAACACCACGGCCACGTTCACGGCAAGCATCGTTCCGGAGGGACTGGCGCTGAATTACGCGACCCTGCCTTTCTCGGAAATCCGCAAGAACGGCAGCCTCGACTATCTCAACTCGATCATGCGGCAGAAGGGGCTGTACTACTTCGCGCGTACCGGCGATCGCATTCCCTATCACATCTATCTGAACAAGAAGATAGACAAGCCCGATCTCTCCGGTCTGAAGATCCGGATCACGCCCATCTTCCGGGACTTCTTCGTCAAGCTGGGAGCGGGGGTCGTCCAGATGGCGCCGGGCGAGGTCTACACCGGCCTGGAGCGCGGGGTGGTGGATGGCTACGGCTGGCCCGCGATCGGCATCTTCGACCTGGGCTGGCAGGAAAGGACGAAGTATCGATTGGAGCCCGGTTTCTACACGCTCGAGCTGGGCATCCAGTTCAGCGCCCGGCGGTGGGACAGCCTGACCCAGGAGCAGCGCGACTTCCTGCAAAAGCAGGTGGCCTGGCTGGAGAAGATGTCCCTGGACGCATCGCTGCGCGACGCGGCCGCCGATATCAAGAAGCAGTCCGAGGCCGGCATACAGCCCATCAGGCTGTCCGACGCGGATTCGGCGGCTTTCCTGGCCAAGTCGCAGGAAGCGGGCTGGGCGACGGTGTTGAGCGCCAGTCCCAAGCACGGGCCCAAGCTGCGCCAGATGATGGCGCCCTGA